CGGGCAGGCGGCGAAGATGCCGCAGTATGTGCATACTAACTTCTTCAATGGACTACACGGACGGGGTGTCTCGGTTGCGACAGCAATCAAGATGGCTAACCCAAACCTTACCGTCATTGCAGAAGGTGGGGACGGTGATATGTATGGGGAAGGAGGAAATCATCTGATCCATACCATCAGGCGTAATCCCAATATTGTCCACATTGTGCACAACAATATGGTCTATGGCCTTACCCAGGGGCAAGCCTCCCCGACAAGTCCCCGTGGTTTCAAGACGCCTCTCCAAAATGAGGGTGTGATTCTGGAACCCCTCAACCCGCTCGCCCTTGCCTTGGCCCTCGGGGCCCCGTTTGTAGCTAGGACGTTCGTGGGAAATGCGGAGCTTACCAAAAGGATTATCAAGGAAGCTATCCAGTACAATGGGTATGCCCTCATTGATGTGTTTGACCCCTGTGTTTCGTTCAACAAGGTCAATACCTTCGCCTGGTACAAGGAAAACTCGTATGTACTTGATGAGTCCTACGATTTTTCTGATCGCATGCGCGCTATGGCGAAAGCTTTCGAGCAGGGGCCCTTCCCGTTGGGAATCCTGTATAAAAACCAAGAGCATAAGCCAACGATTGAAGAACAGCTTCCTGCCTATCAGGAGGATAAGAATCCACTCTTTTTGCGAAAACGTTCGGTTTCCGATTTGAATAAGCTAATGGCTTGATTCTGTTACCGCCCGGTTTTCCGGGCGGTTCCTGTTTTACTGGTCAGTTATCCCCTCGATTCCTTTTTTTGTCCGATGGAAGAGGCTGAGGGCAAGAAGGGCCAAGGCCACTCCACAGGTTCCCAGTATCCATTCGATTCGGATTGCATCGCCGAGAGGCCCGAAGAGAAGCATTCCTAGGGGCATTGCAAGCCCGGAAAGGATTGTCTGCAAAGAGAAAACCCTTCCGAGCATGGCCGTTTCGGTGTTCTTCTGGATGATTACGGTGCTGCTGATATTCGTCATAGGGACAAACAGCCCCGAAATAAAAAGGCACAGAAGATACAGCGGAAATGTGGGCATGATGGCCATGAGGATAAAGGTTATCCCGATTGCCAAGAATCCTACCCAATAACTGGTCAGTAGGTTTTTGAATCCACCCCACATCGACATGGCGATTCCCCCGACCATAAACCCTATGGACCAGGCCATTTCGTTTGCCGTAAGGTTCCAGACCAAATTGCCAAAGGTACGCGAAACCATCAAAGGGGTGAGGAAGGCTGCCGGGGAGATCAGGAAGAAGAATATCCCCGAAAAGAAAATGACTATTTTGAGTATGTCATGGTTGTTGGTATAGAGGACTCCAAGTTTCAACTCAGTGAGGAAGTGCTGTTTTTCGGTTGTCCTGACAAATGGTTTGACAGCCACAAAGAGCAATACGACGCTTGCAAGGATTGCCGTTGTCACATCAATGAGCAGGATATTCCCCAGGCTCCAGGAAGTAAGCAGAAAGGCTCCCAGAGCCGGGCTGCCCAGCATGATGATACTGGTTGTTGTAGCCTGCAGGGAATTGAACCGGGTGAGTTTCTCTTCTGAAACAATCTGGGGGATGACTGCGAGAATGCTTGGGTCCTGGATGCCTTCGGCCGCTGATCGTACACCCAGTACAAGGTAAATCAAGAGAAGGGATTCGGTTTTGCCGAGAATCATGTAGACAGCGAGCACAATAGTGGCCAATGCTATGAAAAGGTCACTCGCAATAATAAGGATTTTCCGGTTATACCGGTCTGCAAGAACCCCGCCAAGTGGTGATACAAAAACCAAAGGGAGGCAAATGCAGAGCGTTGCTATGGCCATGACCGAGCCGCTTTGTGTTTCCATGGTCAAATACCAGCTGATGGAATAGCTTACGATCATGGAGCCGAACCGGGACAGGGCTTGGCTCATTAAAAAGAGGATACCGGCTTTTGCTATATGTTTTTCGCTTTGCATGGCCAAACTATTCAGGAAATATATTTTCCAGTCAAGGGGAATGGCTAATTACTACTCTTTTACTTTGATTTCGTTCTGTTCAAGGTTGGTGGCCTTGAAAACGTTCTGTCCTTTTTTATGCATTTCCAAAATGAGTTTCTCAAGTTCCCTCTTTTTACTATAGGGGTCTTCGAATAATTCTTCCTGCATGGGTTTATCCCCTTCATACAACTGGTAGAGGCCAACACCGAGTAGCCGAATGGGGATTCCCTCATGCCACTTTTGGGCAAGCAATTGCTTGGAGTAGCTGAATATCTGCTCGGCACTGTAGATGTTTGCCTTCGGGGTGGTCTGGCAGGTATAGGTAGTAAAGTCGGGGAGTCTGACTTTTATACCAATGGTCCTCCCGATTTGTTTCTCGTCAAGCGACCTGAACATCACCTCATGGCTCATCTGGAGCAAGTATTGTTCCAGTATAGAGGCACTGGATATGTCTTCGTCAAAGGTAATTTCACTTGAAATGGAATGGCTTTTCGCTTCACAGGTAAAGAGCCCAGGATCGATACCCCGTGCCGCGTTATACAGAAAGGATCCCATCGATTGTCCGAAAAGCGACTGCAGGGTACTTTGGGTAAATCCCCTGAGTTGTTCTGTTGTCATGATATGGTGTTTTTCCAGCAAGGCCCTGGTTACTTTCCCGACTCCCCAGAGTTTTTTCAATCCTACGGCATCAATGAACGCAATTTCTTTTCCCGGGGAAACCCTGCACAGTCCATCGGGTTTGTTATAGTCGCTTGCCATTTTTGCTATGAACCGGGAAGGTGCAATCCCAACGGAGATGGTCAAACCGGTTTCTTCGGTTACCTTCTTTTTAAGCAGCATTGCCGCTTCGCGGGGCAGCCCATAGAGCCGGCGGGTCCCGCTCATATCCAAAAAGGCTTCATCGATCGATAATTGCTGGACTTCGGGAGAGAACGTGCGGCAAATCTGCATTATGCCCTTGCTGACTTGGCTGTAGTGTTTCATGTTGGGTTGCACAACGATTGCCGAGGGGCAGAGCCGCAGGGCCTGACCCATGGGCATGGCTGAATGTACCCCGAATTTCCTTGCCGCATAGGATGCGGTAGAAACGACACTTCTTGGCCCCAAACCTCCGATTACCAGACATTTTCCCTTGTATTCGGGATGGTCTCGCTCTTCGATAGCGGCAAAGAAAGCATCCATGTCAACGTGAAAATACACCTTTTCCGTGTTCATATCGATCAAATTCCTGGTGGAACGTAGGTACGTCCTTTTTCCTCTTGGGCACGTAGAATCGTATGATCCAAGAGTGTCTGCACGACTTGCTCAAGAGAATACCCGCACGATTGCATAAGTACCGGGTAGTGGCTGGTAGCAGTCATTCCCGGTAGCGTGTTGATCTCATTGATATACAGTAAACCGTCACTAAAGAAAAAGTCCACCCTGGCATACCCATCCCCTTTGATTGATAAAAAGGCTTTCTTTGCGTAATCGCGGATTGTCTTTTCGGTTTCCCCGTCTAAAGTGGAGGGGATTTGCATATGGGCGGTGTCTATCTGCCCGTATTTGTGTGCATAGGTGAGAAACCCTGCATTTTGTTTTGCCGGGTCGATTACGAGTCCTGGGCCTGCGACGAGAAGCCCTTTGTCTTGTGTGGTAAGGACTGCGCACTCGATTTCTACCATGGGCTCGATCAAACGCTGGAGAAGTACGCATTCACTGAATTTTGCTGCATAGGCTATTGCCGAGAGAAGTGTTTCCCCCGTTGGGGTTTTTAAGGCGGTGACTCCAACCGATGATCCGCTGTTTTCCGGTTTTACCAGTAGGGAGGGCCCCAGTTGTTTGAGAATGCGCGGTAGCGCTATCTCGATGCGGGTAGTGCAGGTGCTGCAAAAGAAATGTTCGCCGAGGAAGGCGGGCAGGCTTGCCCCTTCAACTTCCTTAAGCCAGGCAATTGCGTTGGCATTGAGACTTAAGGTGGGGACCGTAGGGATGCCGGCACTGGCAAACAGCTGTTGGGCAAGTTCCTTATGCATGCCGAGCGCACTTGAAACGGTGTCGCAACCGCATAAAGGTATCTGGGCAAGAAAACAAAGTCCTTGGAGATTCCCGTCTTCCCCTCCCATTCCATGGGTTACCGGAAAGGCTACCTCGATGGGAAGAAGGTTGTTGTTGCAGCTGAACCCAAGACCAGGCAGCACAGTGACGTTTTGTCTCTGATCGATGGTTTCCTGTATCGGTTTGTCTTCCTGTAAATGAAAGGTGCCACTAAGCGAGATGCCTATTGGCAATACCGCATGGCCAAGTTTTTTCAAGATGGTGTATATGTTCTGGGCACTCTTGATCGATACGTTGTGTTCGCTGGAGCGTCCTCCGTAGAGTAGGGCAACATGCATCTGTTGATTCTCCTTTTAGGCTTTCTGATAGGTATGCAAGGCAATTCTGACTTGTTCTTCTTCATTCCAGGGTATTTTACCCTCTGCTCGTTCAATGGAGGTTTCATGGCCTTTTCCCAGAAACAAGAGGGTATCTCCGTTGTGGGAAAGGGAAAAAGCCCGTTCGATTGCTTTTTTTCTATCTGGTATTTTTTCGATGATAAGGTTTTTATCCCCAACTTCTGTAACGAGGCTCAAGAGGTCTGAGAAAATTGCTTCGTTCCCTTCTTTACGGGGGTCTTCCTCGGTGAGGATGAGGATATCGGCATAGGTTGCGGCAATGTAGCCCATGGGGGCTCGTTTACTGGTGTCCCGTTCGCCTGCACAGCCGAAGACGGCGATCAGTTTGCCTCTTTCGTGCTCAGTTGCAAAGGAAGAGAACAATTTTTCATACGCATCGGCGGTATGTGCGAAGTCTATGAAAATTTGCAAGCCAAAGGGGTTTTCGATGGTGTTCATCCTACCTGTAACCGGTTGGAGTTCTTCTAATGAGGGGAAAAGGGTGGTAAATGGGGTATGCAGAAGATAGGAGGCTCCGAGGGCTGCGAGCATGGCGTTGCTTGCAAGGCAGGGCAGTACACAGGAAAGCGCTACTGTTTTGTTTCCTACGGTGCAGAGAACCTGTCCTGCTTCCTTTTTTTCGATGGTGCATTGTATGTCGCGGTGGAGGATACATGCCTCTTTGTCTTTTGTAAGGCAGGAAAGGAAAGCTTGCAGCGAAGGGTTGTCGGTTGTCGATATGAACTTGCCGTTCTTTTTGAGGTTTCTCACTAGGTTGCATTTTGCATCGACATAGGCGCTATGGGTCTTATGGAATTCCATATGCTCACTGGTTACGGTAGTTACGATAGCCACATCATAGGTTAGCGTTGCAAGCCGGTCATATTCTTTGCTTAGTGCATGGCTGGTGCATTCCAAAATCACATGGGTCAGTCCATTGTCTGCACATCGACTGAGGAATTGTTGTAGGGAATCAGCTTCCGGGGTGCTTTGGCGATAGGGTGAGATTTGTTTTTTTTTGCCGTCATCCATGGATACGGTTCCCAGTAATCCTGTCTTTATTCCATGTTTAGTAAGGATTTGATGCAGGTAGTCACAGGTGGTGCTTTTCCCGTCGGTTCCCGTTATTCCTATGAGAATAAGCTTTTTTGCAGGATAATCATAGAAGGCTGCACACATGTTGGCAAAGAGGGAACGGGGATTTGGAGTTTGGAAATAGTAGATTCCCTGTTGTTTGTCCTTGGGTTCTGTTTTGCTGATTATGCAGATTGCACCGTTTTCGATGGCTTGGGGTATATAGTTCTGTCCATCGGTGTGAATGCCGTCAAAGGCAAAAAAGGCGCAATCTGGTTTGCATTGCCTGGAGTCGTAGCAGAGCGAGGTCAAGCAAAGGTTGCTATCGACGATAGATCCGTCCAACCCGGTCGCATTCAGCAAATCTGCAAGCTTTTCCATGTGGCTATGGTAGCAGGGTTGCAAAACCAATGCAACTGATAGTGCAACTGATAGTGGTTTGTTTGTTTTGTTTTTGGTATGCTTGGGTATTATTATGAAAACCTATACATATAAACCCCAAGGGGTCTGTTCCCGTGGTATAACTGTAACTGTGGATGAAAGGAATATCATAACAGATATTCATATTGAAGGTGGTTGTGAGGGTAACCATAGCGGAATTATCGCCCTTTGCCTTGGTCAGGAAGCTTCTGTGGTGGTGACCAAGCTGGAGGGGATAACCTGCGGGAAAAGAAAAACCAGTTGCCCGGACCAGCTGGCAAAGGCTCTCAAGGCAGTTTCATGAAAAAAAGGTTTGTGCTTGGTTGTGTTCTTACATTCTGTCTCGCAAGTCTAGGCTCTTCGCCTTTGGATCGTACCGATCTCAGTTCGATTGGTTCTGGTTCGGCAGGTCTGGCTTTGACTTCCTCAACTTCATTTTTTGCTAATCCTGCTGCGCTTTATTTCCGTGATGTTACCGATTCCTCATTCTATGTGTCGGGTAGCTACAAGGATTATATGGTTCCTACGAACTTTAGCAATGGCGAACCCAATCCCTTTGTCGATAGTCCTGTTTCAGATTTTTGTGTTTCGTTCAGCGGTAGAAGCCTTGCCTTGACTTTGGAATCCCAGACTTCTCTTTCTGATCGTACTGTCTTTGCCGATTATACTACCTATGTAGCAAAGTCGAGCACTTTGTTTCAGCTTGACTGGGCTGTAGGTTCTAATAAAATTGCCTTTGGTCTCAGTCTGAGGGCTGTTTCTTTTTCCGAGCGGTCACCGATTCTTGTCAGGGATGCCTATACTGTCGGGGATTATTTTGTAGAGACTGTCTTGGGTAAGTATGAGACTCTGGAGGAAGATGCCATTGTCTCAGCAGGTCTGGGGCTTCTCTTGAATTATGACTGGTTTAAAATGGGTGTAACCAGTGATGCTTTTGCCTATGCCCAAGGTGATGACTCTTTGGCAATTAGCTCAGAGTCTTTGTTCAAGACTTTACGATGGGGGTTTGCACTCAGTTCCCCGACGTACGACAGTACCAATCAGCTTAATCTTTTTAAAATCGAGTCAGCGCTTGATTTATGTAATATCGGGGATCTTGAAACGAGGGAAGTGCGATTTGGGTTGGATATCAAGTTGCAGCTACTGCCTTTCTGGTCGGTGAGCCTGAATAACGGGTATCGGGAGATTAAGCCTGACATTGGCGATTTCTTTGCAATTGTCCCTGAAAACGGCATCCATACCATTGGCCTCGAAATCCAACTCAATAGGGTCTCTCTTGACCTAGCCTGTTCCATTCCCTTGGATTGGTACCTGGGAACAAAAGATGATGACTCTTCTGTTGCCATTACCTTGGCAATGAGCTTCGCAGTGTAAGAGTGCCGTGGTATTGACACTAAGATTTTACCAGCTTTAAAGCAAGCAATATTTTGTTTTTGGCCTTTATCATCTCCAAATAAATAACACCTCTTTGATTATCGATTACTAGACATGAAGATTTTGTCTGGCTTTATTGCGTCATGAAGGGTGTCTCCTATTTCTAAAATCAAGGACTCATATCCAATATGTTTCCGTAAAGATATACCTGGAAGAAAATAGGAAAAGCAATGATTTTATTCTTTTGCCCTTACCTATGACACTATATGTCATTGGGTATGGGTAATACTGTAAAAACCAGATAGGGAAAAAGTTTGACAAAGTCATTTTGGAAGGCTAGTGTTATGAACAATTAGCAAAGAAATATTTCATATAGCTTTGTTTTGGTAAAGGAAAAATATTAAAAGTGAAAGCTAGAGTTGATATTGCCCATTGTAAAAAAGATGAGAACGATCACTGGGATACTCCCCAGAACTTGATAGATCATTTAGAGAATGTGGCAAGAATGGCTTCAGACTTTTCAGCAGAATTTTGTTCTTCCTCTTGGGGCTATGAGGCCGGTATCAATCACGATACAGGTAAGGGAACAGATGAATGGCAGGAATACATACGTCAGCAAAGTGGTTATGAATCCCCCGACAGTGACGGTAAAAATTCTCGGCTTGATCATTCTTCACCAAGCTCAAAATTAGTAGAGCAGAAAATCCCAGGTATTTCTGGAAGGATTCTTTCCTATCTTATTTCAGGTCATCACACGGGTCTTCCTGATTGGGAAGGCTCCCAGAGTTCATTGCATTTTCGGCTGCAGCAAACAAAAATAGATGGGATTCATGCAGAATACAGGAAATCTGATAATTTGGAGAGCAGGTTGACGCCTCCGTGGCAGTTTCCTACTACTGGCCTTGATATATCTCTTTGGATGCGTATGGTTTTTTCTTCTTTAGTTGATGCTGATTTTTTAGATACTGAGAGCTATATGGATTCTAGTGCCTCTGCTCTGCGTTCAAGCTATCTTCCTTTTTCTGTCTTAATCAGTATGTTTGAACAGTATATGCAAAATTTGGTAACCCAAGTAAGCATAAAAAAGGACACTCCAATATATAAGGTTCGGCAACTGGTTCTTAAAGATTGTAAGAATGCAGCAAAGAAAGCACCAGGGATGTTTTCGTTGACTGTACCTACAGGAGGAGGAAAAACCCTTGCTAGTCTTGCTTTTGCATTAAGTCATATTGAAATTTATGCAAAGAAAAGAATTATTTATGTTATTCCCTACACAAGTATCATTGAACAGACAGCAAATATTTTCAAACAAATTTTCGGTGAGGACCAAGTTATTGAACACCACTCCAACTTTGACATGAGTCTCTCATCCCAAAAGGTTCGCCTTGCTTCTGAAAATTGGGATGCACCGATTATTGTAACAACCAGCGTTCAGTTCCTTGAATCTTTATTCGCTTCCAAGCCTAGCCGTTGCAGAAAGCTGCATAATATTGCAAATAGTGTGGTTATTTTCGATGAGGTACAGCTACTGCCGATAGAATATCTGAAGCCTATTTTAGAAAGTTTGGAATTGATTTGTAGCCATTATAAAACCACAACCCTGTTTTGCACAGCCACACAACCTGCATTTGAAAAACAAGATGATTTTCCACAGTTCCCTGGCTTCGCAAAGGGAAAAGTCAGGGAAATCATACAAGATGTCCCATTTCTGTATAAAGCCTTGAGAAGAGTTGAATTACAGAGTGTAGATATCAATACTATAAGGTCTTTTGAAAGCATCGCTTTTGAACTTACAACATATGAACGAGTTTTGTGTATTGTTTCTGACAGAAAAAGCTGTAGGGAATTGCATGCCTTGATGCCAGTAGGCACGTATCATCTATCTGCTTTGATGTGCCCTGAGCATAGAAGCGATATCATTGCTGAGATTAAGGAAAAGCTCAAAGGGAATGGGCCAGTCAGAGTGATAAGCACCCAGCTTATTGAAGCCGGAGTTGACATAGATTTTCCCGTAGTCTATCGATCCATTGCTGGCTTTGATTCTATTGCTCAGGCAGCAGGGCGTTGTAATAGGGAAGGGGTATTGGAAAAGGGTAAGCTTGTTGTGTTTGTTTCTCCCCGTAGACCTCCTGTTGGTATCCTCCGAAAAGCTACAGATGCATCGATTAGTTTACTAAATGAAGGATTTTATGATTTTCTGGATCCTTCACTATATAGGAATTATTTCTCGCGTTTGTATTGGCTTGCGAATTCTTTCGATGCTAAAGGTATCGTTGATTTGCTAGAAATTTCTGACCCTAAGAACCTGGGGATCCAGTTCAGGACAGCATCAGAACAATGCAAAATTATTGATGATAGTAATATGGTAAGTATTTTTGTTCCTTACTGTAAAGGTTCCAAATTACTCGAAGAACTTACTTCAGGTGGGCCCTATGAAAAAGATAACAAAAACTACAGGGCGATTTTTCGAAAATTACAGCGATATTCAGTTTCAATCTACAAAAATGAATATACAAAACTTCTGCGACGAGGCTCACTAGTTGAAGTGTTTCCTGAAGTTTATGCATTAAATAGTATGGTTGAATATGATTTTCAAAAAGGGCTTTTGGTGGATGAGACTTGCCAAAACCCTGAAACTTTTATGGTTTGAATGGAGGATACCGATGGACGATTGGATATTGGAAGTGTGGGGTGATTATGCTTGTTTTACTCGTCCTGAAATGAAAGTCGAACGAGTAAGCTACGATGTTATAACACCTTCAGCTGCTAGGGCTATTTTTGAGGCGATTTTTTGGAAACCTGCTATCGTTTGGCATATTACCAAGATAGAAGTATTGAATCCTATAAAATGGGTTTCGGTGCGGAGAAATGAAATCGGGAAAATCGCTTCTATGCCTTCAAAATCCCAAATGGAAGGGACTGTAGAAGAAATGCCGGAGATTATCATTGAAGAGAATAGGCAACAACGCGCAAGTATGATTCTATGTGATGTTCATTATAGGATCCATGCTTATTTTGAATATTTACCTCCTGAAGTACGAAATACTACTTCCAGTGAATCTGAAGACGATAGGACAGACGAATCGCCTGCAAAGTATGCTGCAATGTTTGATAGAAGAGCTCGGAAGGGACAGTATTTTCATCATCCCTATTTAGGGTGTCGAGAGTTCGCTTGTTATTTTAGTCTTATCGATTCTTCAACTTCTAGTCAGGGGAAAAAGCCAATTGCAACAGACCAAGATTTAGGTTGGATGCTTTATGATATGGATTTTTCTAAAAATGATTTTCCAACACCTACATTCTTTAAAGCACGAATGGTCCAAGGTTGTATTGATACCGATGCACGAACTTTGGAGGTCCTCTCATGATACTACAAGCTTTGTCGGAGTATTATTATCGCCTGGATGGAAATGGAAAAGATCTAATCGCTCCATTAGGTTGGGAAAAAAAGGAAATTCCGTTTATATTTGTCTTGGATGAACAGGGATCTCTTTTAAATGTGGAAGATACAAGGGAGGGGGAAGGCAATAAAAAACTTGCCAAGACCTTTCTAGTCCCTCAAGGAGTCAAGAAAACATCAGGTGTTGCAGCAAATCTTCTATGGGATACTGTTGGTTATGTCACGGGGTATCTAGATACAAAAAAAATGTCCGAGACTCAGGCAAAAAAGAAAATCGAAAGACTACCCAAAGAACATCAAGCTTTCATTGAACGCATAGAAACAGAACTGATTGACTCGCCCAAAAAGAGTGCCTTGATTCATTTCCTACATTCGATAAGTTTGGACGATCTTCGTAGCTTTCCTTGCTGGGAAGAGATTGCAGTGGTTAACCCCAACGTTAGTTTTCGTTTTTCTCAAGATCTTCAGTTGTACTGCCAGAACAATGAAGTAAAGAAGGCTTTGGCTAAGATCGAACCGAAAAAAAATGATGCAACTCAGCAGGTATGCTTGGTTTCTGGTGAAAAGGATAGCATCTGTACTTTACATACAGCCATCAAAGGGGTGTATGGTGCCCAGTCTTCTGGTGCAAATATTGTTTCCTTCAACCTCTCACCTTTCAATTCATATGGCAAAAAACAAGGTGAGAATGCTCCTATTAGTGAAAAAGCAATGTTTACCTATACTACTGCTTTAAATACCTTGTTAGGAAAAAACTCAAAACAAAGAATGCAGATTGGGGATGCCTCAACAGTGTTTTGGGCAGGTAGGATGAATCAATTTGAAAAAGATTTCCTAAAATTTTTCGCAGAACCTTCAAAGGATGATCCGAATGCAAATACCCAAAGTATTCGAAGTCTGATGGATTCACCTAAGACTGGTGAATATTATGCTGATTCCTGTGAAGACCCCTTTTATGTCCTAGGTCTTTCTCCTAATGCGGCACGAATTTCTATCCGGTTTTGGTTTAATGGCATAGTTTCGGATTTTTCTAAAAGAATTAGGGTATATTTTGAGGATCTTGCAATTGTGAAGCCGCCGAACGAACCGGAATATTATTCAATATGGCGTCTTTTGGTCAATATTGCTGTCCAAGGAAAAAGTGAAAACATTCCACCGAATATTTCATCTGACTTTATGCGTTCAATACTTATGGGAACTCCCTATCCGCAGAGTCTACTGCAAATGACTTTACGGAGAATAAAAAATGATGGGGAAAACAGGGTTCCCCCTGTTAGGGCAGCATTGCTTAAAGCAATTTTAAATAGGAATTTACGATTATATCCAAAACAAAATCAAAAGGAGTTAGATATGTCACTAGATATCGATCAACCTTCGATAGGGTATCAGCTAGGGCGTTTGTTTTCAACACTAACCAAGATTCAGGAAGAAGCAAACCCAGGGATAAATGCGAGTATCGCTGATAGGTATTACGGGTCGGCGTGTAGCACCCCTGTATCTGTTTTTGGAACATTGATGCGCTTAATGCGACACCACCTGGCGAAAATCGAGAATCCAGGAAGAAGAATCCAACTTGAACGGCAGATAAATGAGATTGTAAGTCATATTGATGAATTTCCTGCACATCTCAATCTGAATGAACAGGGAAGGTTTGCAGTTGGTTATTATCACCAGCGACAAGCTTTTTTCACAAAAAAAGAAACTGAATTGTCTGATAAATAGGAGGTTTGAAATGGAATTGCAAAAGCGTTATGACTTCATTCTGTTATTTGATGTACGTGATGGTAACCCCAACGGAGACCCTGATGCTGGTAACTTGCCAAGGATTGATCCTGAAACTGGCAATGGTTTGGTGACAGATGTCTGTATCAAACGGAAAATTCGTAATTATGTAGATATCGTCAAAGGAA
The sequence above is a segment of the Sphaerochaeta pleomorpha str. Grapes genome. Coding sequences within it:
- the cas8c gene encoding type I-C CRISPR-associated protein Cas8c/Csd1, which encodes MILQALSEYYYRLDGNGKDLIAPLGWEKKEIPFIFVLDEQGSLLNVEDTREGEGNKKLAKTFLVPQGVKKTSGVAANLLWDTVGYVTGYLDTKKMSETQAKKKIERLPKEHQAFIERIETELIDSPKKSALIHFLHSISLDDLRSFPCWEEIAVVNPNVSFRFSQDLQLYCQNNEVKKALAKIEPKKNDATQQVCLVSGEKDSICTLHTAIKGVYGAQSSGANIVSFNLSPFNSYGKKQGENAPISEKAMFTYTTALNTLLGKNSKQRMQIGDASTVFWAGRMNQFEKDFLKFFAEPSKDDPNANTQSIRSLMDSPKTGEYYADSCEDPFYVLGLSPNAARISIRFWFNGIVSDFSKRIRVYFEDLAIVKPPNEPEYYSIWRLLVNIAVQGKSENIPPNISSDFMRSILMGTPYPQSLLQMTLRRIKNDGENRVPPVRAALLKAILNRNLRLYPKQNQKELDMSLDIDQPSIGYQLGRLFSTLTKIQEEANPGINASIADRYYGSACSTPVSVFGTLMRLMRHHLAKIENPGRRIQLERQINEIVSHIDEFPAHLNLNEQGRFAVGYYHQRQAFFTKKETELSDK